The genomic window CGGTCACGTTCAGAACGCAATCAAGTCATTATCCCTGCGTATATTTGTCCTAGCGTTGTGCAGGCAATACAAACATGCGGATTGATAGCGGTAAGTGTCGATGTCGATGATGATTTGAATTTGAATCCAAATGCGATGCTGGCTGCGTTTGGCTCCCGAACCTTGGCAGTAATCGCTCCCCATATGTATGGATGCCCTGCAAAAATTGAACAAATCGAACAAATTTGTAAAGACGCTCAAATATTCTTGATTGATGACGCAGCACAGGTGATGGGGGTAAGGAGCAACAATGGCCAGCTGTTGGGGACTTTTGGTGATGTTGGTATCCTTAGTTTTGCACAATCAAAGACCCTGGTCACTGGAATTAGAGGTTCTGGTGGCGCTCTGATCGTTAATAACATGGCACACAATGAGGCCGCAAAATTGATGATGGAAGCCTTACCTCCATCATATAAGCGCATGAGCGCATTGCTTGATTTCCTATGGAATTATCATTGGAGCGCTTACACGGGTAATTCGTCCTACTATCTAGGCCGCTTGCTTGGGCTCTTTGGATGGCGTAGTGAAAAAAGTAATCATTATTCGATGATCAGCAACTTGGAGGCTGGTATTGCCTTGATCCAATTTTCTAAGCTGCTTGACATCAATAGGCAAAAAATTCGTGTTGCTGAACTTTATTATCAGAATCTAAAAAAATCCGAAGTGATAGGATTTCCACAATATAGTGAAGGTCGATATCTAGCTAGGATTATGCTCAAGCTGCCAGAAATGGTCGATCTTACAGTGATGAAGGAAAAATTAAAAAAAAAAGGAGTGGAGAGTCGTCTCGGCTATAAAAGTTTTTTTTCACAAAATACTAAGAATGCCGAGCAATTGTCTTTACGTATGTTAGGTGTACCTTGCGGCGCGAGTATGACCCCGGTCGAAATCGAGGAAATTTGCAAAATTCTTCACCTTACTTTGAGTGAAATAAAACTCCATAGCGAAAGAAATAATTGAATAGAGTCGACTTAACTCAGTTCAATCAATATAGATTTTTAATAAATAGCATGCTTTTACATTGATGTTTTAAATAAGTTTCACTTGATTGCTTGGGGACGTTGGAAAAATACGGAGCTTATCGAGATCAATCGGCACTTGCTTCAATTTTATAGACAGAGTCATTTAAATGTAAATAAGCATAGAAAGGAGTGCTAAATAATGAACTTTGTGTTTGATGAAATACAAGAATTACCTATGCTTGCCTGGTGTATGCGTATTGAGCAAGGATTCGACAAGATTGAAGTTATCCATGGATCTGGAATTGATTGCCGAAACGATTTTTTTTACGAAGGTTGCTGGGCTGGAAATTTAACAGCAAAAGGGATGTTGGAATCCTCGGTTTGTATTGCGAGCGGGGCGGCTATCCAAGGGGAGAAGCTATTCATCGCATGCCCTAGTAATACTGTGGCACGTGTTTATATCATCAAGGTTCAAAATACGCTTTGGGCCTCGAATTCGATGGCATTTGTTGTTGCATCTTCTAAACAGTCGCTAAAAGCAGATTATCTTTTTTATAGAGATGACATCTCATCAATAATCAACGGTCTCAATAAAGCAATAAAAAGCGTACCGCTAGAAAAAGCTATGCGAATCGAAATGTATTTTCATTGCAATATTTTAATTGAACAAAATCTTGTCGTTCGCAGGCTGGAAAAAACACCTTGCCCCAAATTTTCTACATTTTCCGAATATAGGAATTTTTTGGCAAGTTGCTTAAGCGTTCTTTTGGAAAATGCTAGTCTACCAGGTCGCTTACAACAATTTATCCCGCTAGTTTCAATCTCTAGAGGATATGATTCTGTCACTTGCTCTGTATTGGCGAAAGAAGCTGGTTGTCAAGAAGCAATTACATTGTTTAATCCGGACTCTGATGAGCCATATAACGACAATGGTGCCGAAATCGCAGAAACCCTAGGTTTGAAAGTAAAAGAATTTTCCCGTATCGCATATAAAAATGGCAATAAAGAAAGCGAATTCCTGTCTTTAGGCACAGGTGGTGAGGATGCTTTTTTTGCACCATTTGAGAATTTACTTCAAGCTAGAGTTTTTATCTCTGGGTTTCATGGCGATAAAGTTTGGGATAAAAACTGTGAACATATTTCAGATCAAATTATTCGCGGCGATCCTAGCGGGGGGGACTTGGAAGAATTCAGATTACGTGTTGGGTTTATTCATATGCCACTCCCTTTTTTTGGTTGTCGCGCTCATCGCGATATTGTGGCCATATCGAATTCGCCCGAGATGCATGCATGGTCGATAGGTGGCGACTATGATAGGCCAATTTGTCGCCGTATTGCAGAGGAGGCTGGATTAGCGCGTGCAAGTTTTGGTCAAAAAAAGAGAGTAATGAGTCGATCCTTCATTAGCGAAAAATTGGAATGGTATTTCGGCCCAGAGTCCCTACAAGAATTCCTAGCGTTTACGGATAAGTACGCTTCCCGTCCAAAATTTTCTGATCACATATTGCGAAAATTGTGGCAATTTTCCAATCAACTTGCCCATTTTTTCGGGTTTTTTTCATATAGGCTTAAAAATTTAATAGAACTACTAATTCAACCTTTACATAGATATGCCCTTCCTTTTGATGTCAGAAGACAACTATTTTATTGGGCATTCCAAAAACTATTGCCACGCTATGTCCATGTTTTGAAAAATGTGGATAAATAGATACTTGGGAATTAGATCATTAAATGTAAAATAGAAAACTAATAAATTTGATAATAATTTCTTGTTTTTCGATTGAAGCCAAATTGCTGATGTGATCAATAGAAAATAATATGGGACGTGGTTTATGCAATATTTAATACAAGCTGTAAAAGAAAAACTGACAAGCCCTCAGCAATCAGTTCAGCCAATTGAGAACCATCTACGCGCTGCAGCTGATTGGCTTTTGTATGCACAAACGGCGACATCTGATGATGGCGTTCCCCATAGTTATGATATTCGAGCAAAAAAATGGCTGGCATCTTATCCTGAAACAACGGGATATGTGATCCCTACGCTTTATGATTATGCCAAATATTACAATCTCCCCAAATATGCTGAAGCAGCCACAAGAATGGCTGTTTGGGAGTCGGATATTCAATTAGCTGACGGTGGTGTTCGAGCTGGCATGATCGACGCGGAGGTTGTCGCACCAACTATTTTCAACACAGGACAAGTGCTTTTCGGTTGGGCTAAAGCTTGGCTAGAAACCGGTGATGAACGATTTAAATCATCCTTGATCAGAAGTGCTGATTGGCTGGTTGCCGCGCAGGACACGGATGGTGCTTGGCGACGTTTTCCATCTCCATTTACCTCATCTAAACTCAATAGTTACAATACCCGCTCCGCATTTGGTCTGGTTAGAGCATATCAAGCATTAGGTAAAGATGAATATCTGGACGCGGCAATCGCCAATGTCGATTGGACTTTATCACGCGCTCAAACCAATGATTGGTTACCAGATAATTGTCTTTCGGAAAATTCCGATTTAACGGCATTGACACATACGATTGCTTATTCCATTCGAGGAATACTGGAAGTTGGCGTTGCAGCAGAACGAAACGATTTCATTGAAAAAGCCTTCAAGATGGCAAAGCATGTCGCGCTATCTCAGCGAGAAGATGGGGCTTTAAATGCGTATTACACGCCAGACTGGAAAACAGCAGCGTCTTGGAGTTGTATTACAGGAAATTCGCAAATGGCGATCAACTGGCTGCGATTGGCACAATTGACTGGTGATCAAGAATTGATACCGTATGCAAAAAAAGCTAATCGATTTAATATGAGCATACAAAATTTGACTACTGATGACCTGAAAATAAAGGGTGCACTCAAAGGTTCTCATCCTATCAATGGCGGTTACATGACCTATCGATATCCAAATTGGGCGACAAAATTCTTTATGGATGGATTAATGTTAGAGCAATTTTTTGAAAAAATAAACAACGTCGGCTAGCTACTTTGACTTGTATTTTTGCATTAAGTGATCGTAGCCGAGAATTTAATCATTCGATATTCCCACCAAAATCATAGTCTTTCAGGTGTTTTTTGCGTTTGATAGTAATGTGCCTAAGGAATTTCAAAGGATAGTTGTGTTAAATGTAAAAATAGCTATTTTGTTGATTTCTAAATATTTGGGATTATTTAGCTTATCAAGAAAACTTACTTCTGATGGTTTGAGAATATTTTGTTACCACGGATTTTCTACCTCCGATGAACATCTCTTTCGGCCAAAATTGTTTATGACTAGGGATTTGTTTAAGCAACGCCTAGATAAAATATCTAAGATGGGTTTTACTGTACTTAGTCTCGATAATGCGGTTGCTATGCTCAAATCTGGAGAGAAAATCCATAACTCTTTAGTATTCACTCTTGATGATGGTTGGCAAGGTGTAGAAAGCATTGCATGGCCATTATTTAAGGAGCACAACTTCGCTTGGACTTTATATCTGACAACTTACTATGCAGAAAAGCAGACACAGGTTATGAATGTCGCAGTAAGCTATCTTTTGTGGAAAACAGAAAAAACTGAGATTGATCTTTCTCTCATCAATGGTTTTCCCCGGAATGCCGGTCATCGGGCTACCAAGTTCGAGACTCGTAAACTAGTGGATGAATTGATAAGCTTTGCCGAAACCCTAGCTAGCGCTGAACAGGTTCAGGATTTTGTAGGATGTCTGGCATCCATTTTGGGTATAGACCGTAGCGCCTTTGAGAAATCTGATTTGTTCTATCTGTTGAATATGCAAACAGTAAAGGCCATGCACGAAAGTGGTGTTGATATACAGTTGCATACTCATAGGCACAATCTGGGTGGAAACGAAAAAGCAGGACTGGCAACTGAACTGAAGGAAAATAGGGACAGCATACAAAACCTTGTTTCGCATCGCCTAGAACACTTTTGTTACCCTAGCGGTATCTATAGTAAAGAATACCTTCCATGGCTAAGCGAGCTCGGAATTATTTCAGCTACAACATGTAAGCCGGGCTTAAACTATAGTACTACGCCATTATTAGAGCTAAATCGCTTCTTAGATGGTGAGAATATTTCTGCAATTGAATTTGAAGCTGAACTCTCTGGTTTTTCTGAAATATTACGCCGCGTAAGAGGAATTTTTAGCTCGAACAGTTGAACCGGTTTCAAATACCGGGTTGAGTACCGATAAATTGTGATTCCAGTTATATTTTGTTTCGACTAGATGGCGCGCGATGGGTACATCTCTTGGATGGTTTTCTTTTAATAATTCTGATAAGATTTTTTTGAAACTATCCGCGTCTTTGGCAAGCAGCAGTCCCTCACCTGGAAGGGCATCTATACCCTCCAGAGCCTGTTCAGAAACAACTACGGTCTTTTGCATCGCCATAGCCTCAAGTACTTTATTTTGAATTCCACGTGCGATACGTAGTGGTGCTACTGCAGTATGCGCATACGCAATAAAAGGACGAACATCAGGAACTGTGCCAGTCACACGCACTCCTTGGCGTTGCGCTAACAGCAAAACTTGCTCCGATGGTCTGGCTCCAACAATACAAAACCCGGCCTCAGGATGTTGAATTCGCAAAGCGGGGAAAATTTCATTGGCAAACCACTCAACCGCATCAATATTTGGCCAATAATCCATTGCGCCTGTGAAAACGATTACTTTTTCATTTGCCGAATAAGGATTCTCATAAAGTGTTTTAGGGCAAAAATAATCGGTATCGACGCCATTGTTAAAATAGCCAATTTTTTTTGCGCTTTCAAAGGCGAGTTGCTTAAATAGATCCGACTCAGCCTGAGAGACAAAATAGGAAGCATCGAACTGACTCGCTAGTGTTTTTTCGTATGCGAGTAAAGTACGCGCTTCCCTCCGATAAAGGTAGCTCATAGGCCAAGATTTCTTGCTCGAATATTGTTCCCACTTATCGGAATCAATATCGACGAAATCAATAACACGTAGCATGTTAGGCATATTTTCAACGAACTGAGCCATCGCTGACGAGAAGACCATCACTTTAGTGATTGCATATTTTTTAATCGTATAGTCGACCCAGGTTTGCATCGATCGGCTACGATAGTAATCTAAGGATAATGCCCTATTTTTCAACAAGGCAGTAAGGCTCGCCAATTTTGCAAAGTTTGGCCGAAGCATAGAAAAGTAGGTGTCCCCGCACCAGTCTTTTACCGTATCAATATGCTGGACATCGTTTTCATCGTCGACAAATGTGCCGAGATGAACGATATGTGTTTTGCGCAAATGTTGTAATAAATGATAAGAGCGAATTTTGTCACCCTTATTCGGCGGATAGGGAATACGGTGAACCAACAGCAATAAATGTTCTTTTTCTTGCGTCATCGTTTAACCCAGATTTTTAACAATATGCGGGCCTATCAAATTTGCAAAGCTGATTGGCATTCTCTGCCACAATTTTATAAAAAGCTGATATTTAGGATTGAGTGGATTATTCTCTGGAATAGCCTTAGATGATTGCAATCTATATTCATAATGCAGTGGTTCTGGTTCAAAGCCCCAGTTTTTCTTAAAATCGAAGGCGCCTGTTCCCAATTTGCTACGTCCAAAATCAAATACCTTAATACCTCGCGCACCAGCCCTGCGCATCAATTCCCAATACATAAAATCGTTAGCAGCAAGATCGCGCGCTTCTATGGTGCCCCCGCCATAGTAGGGTAAGACTTCATCTCTGAAATAAAAACTCATGACACTTGCGATCGTCCTATCATCTTTAACGATGGTCATGATTTCACAGTCTTCAGCAAAGGTTTCTTTAAGCAGGCGGAAAAATTTCTTGGAAAACACGGGAGTGCCCAAGCGATGCACGCTGCTAGAATAAGCATAAAAAAAGCGATTAATATCTTCGTCTAACTCACTGCACAGACCGAATTTAATTCCTTTGCGTACCATAGCGCGTTGCTTTCGAGGAATTGCAAGCATATTTGCTTCTTCATCACTTGCTATCGTTTTTCTAAACGTTACATACAGCTCTTTAGATAACCAGGTCGGATTTTGTGCCTGGATATGGCGATATTCGAGATGTCCAACCTGCAATCGTTCCGCGAGCGAAATTGCGGTCTGATCGAGTGCATTTTTTACATCCTCTGTGTTGGCAACGACACCACCGTAGACACAAAATGGTAGGGAGCTTAATGAGTGCCCAAATAAAATGCTTTTTATTTCTGCCAAGGGCAATATCCCGACAATCTGCCCCTCTTGCTGTGCGTAGTAAAACCAAGTTTTATGTCCGAACGCTTGTTCTATGACGGCTTGCCAACCAGCTCTATGGAAAAAACTTGCCTTTGGACTGGAGTTAACAAAGCTGTCCCAGCGAGCTATGTCTTGTGCCTGCATCAAATGAATTTCAATGGGGGCATTTTTTCCTAGTGCTGTTGGGTGATCGGACTGTGCTTCCATATTCATTTGTTACTTAAAAAAATTTTATCCATACGATCCCAAAGAAAATCCTTAGTCAGAGCCTTAAGTCTATTCTCGGTTCTATCAAGATTTACGTAATGACGAAAGCGAGTTTTAAATCCTATGTTTTTTTGTTTAGGCTGATTCGGATCTAATTCCCAGGGATGAAAGTAGAATATCGCAGATTGCTGATCGTTTTGATTCACCTGTTTCAATAACCAGCGCGACATCTGGTAGGGGAATAGTCGAAAATATCCACCGCCGCCGGCTGGAAAATTTCTTTGCATGATACGCAAGGTCGTAATGGGCAACTCAAGCAAACCATCTTTTCCATTCGGATAAAAAGCAAATCTCGGTGCATGCGGCATTCCATAATGGTCGTGCTTGATGGGGTAAATACTTGAACTATATTTATAACCTGCATTCAAGAGTACGTCTAAAGCCCAAAGATTATTACTGCCGATAGAGAAACTGGGCGCCCGATAACCCAGTACCACTTGACCGCTGATTTGCTCTAATAAGGCCTTGCTTTGGCTGACATCCGCATAGAATTCTGACGCTGTTTGTTCACTTGCTCTCTGATGCGAGTAGCCATGACTAGCCAGTTCATGCCCCTCGCTGACTATGCGTTTCACCATTTCAGGATATCGCTCTGCGATCCAACCTAGCGTAAAAAAAGTGGCCTTTACTCCCGATTGATCGAGCAAAGAAAGTATGCGATCCACATTTTTTTCAACCCTACATGGCAACGTTGGCCAAAGTTCTTTTGATATATGAGGCGCAAATGCTGAGACCTGAAAATAGTCTTCGACATCAATCGTCATTGCATTGCGTATCATAGGAGTGGCAACTTTTTTCTTAATATTTTCGACGCGATGCATAAATTCAAGAGGTCGTCGTTTTGTGTATTCCGAACTTCGTCGCAATGACATCGGCGATTCGGTCGGACGCATGGCCGTCCCAGTATTCAGGTATACGGCCAGCTTTTCCGCCGGTGCGAAGTACATCTTGAAGAATCTCAAGAATTTTTTCTGGGTCTTGGCCTGCGATAGTATTAGTCCCCTCAGCTATCGTGATTGGTCTTTCGGTATTGTTTCTGAGCGTAATACACGGTACACCTAGCGCGGTAGTCTCTTCCTGTATTCCGCCTGAATCGGTTAACACCACCGTTGCTCCTTGCATCAGACCTAGCATTTCAAGATAGCCCATAGGTGGCAATAGCAATATTTTTGTGGTGTCGAGTAATTTATCTAAACCAAATTGATGAATCATTCCTTTTGTTCTTGGATGCAAAGGGAAAACTACCGGTAGCTGGGTGCTAATCGTTGCTATCGTCTGGAGCAAACTTTCTAATACTAGTTTGTCGTCGACATTCGAAGGTCGGTGCATAGTCACTACCGCGTATCTGGCATCATCAGAGAAAAAATCAGAACGACCTATATCACTTGCTATTTTTTGTGGGGAAATTGCCCGTGTTAGATTGTGACGCAAAGTATCTATCATCACGTTGCCCACAAAATGTATACGATGATCAGCGATACCTTCACGCAGCAAATTTTCTTTGCCGCTAGGTTCAGTGGTGAATAGCATATCTGAAATTTGATCGGTTAAAACGCGATTGATTTCTTCTGGCATGGCACGATCAAAACTACGCAGACCAGCTTCAACATGGATCACAGGGATGCCTTTTTTTGTAGCTACTAAGGCACAGGCGATGGTCGAGTTGACGTCACCAACAACCAAGATCGCCGTAGGAGTTTTTCCTTCAATCGCAGCTTCAAATCGACACATCACTTCTGCCGTTTGCGTGGCATGAGTCCCAGAGCCTACTTCCAAATTGATATCCGGATTGGGAATTCCCAGCGCTTGGAAATATTGTTCGTTCATCGCCACATCATAATGTTGCCCGGTATGCAGCAAGCTCACATTTAAGTTGGGTTCAAATTTCTTCAGCGCTGCCATGATGGGAGCGATTTTCATAAAATTTGGACGAGCACCTACGATGCAAATGATGCTGTGAGGCGAAGTACTAGATTGATCCATCAACTATCTTTCTCGGATGAGTGGTTAGCTTTTGTAGTCGGAAGCATTTTTTTTAGCGCGTCTATCATGGATGCAATAGATCGTTCCATTTTTCCTAATCGGTCGTCTACACTTTCTAAACTTGCCAGCGCAAGTTCTTTTTCTTCAGGTAACTTATGAATGCTCTGGTTTGTTAAAGCAATTTTCGAGGGGAGTTCAAATTCCTGTCGAATGTCTGCTATGACTTGTTTTACTTCCGCCTCACCAAAAGCATGATATTCCTCTAGGTATCCCATCAAGAATAAGCGGTCACATAAAGAGTTAATTTTTCGTGGAATCCCACCCGTGTATTCATAGATTTCAGCAAATGCCTTACTACTTAAACTAGGGTCATTATTCCAGCCTACTGTATGTAAGCGATGTTCTATATATGCTTGGGTTTCAGTGAGATCGAGTGGGCCAAGATGATAGCTGGCGATGACTCTTTGTAATAATTGCTGCATTTCTCCACTTAATAAAGTTCGTCGAAATTCTGGCTGACCAAGTAAAAATGTTTGCAATAAAGAACGATCTTCGGTTTGGAAATTGGAGAGCATGCGCAACTCTTCGACCGCACGTGGGGTTAAATTCTGAGCCTCATCGACTACTAATAAGGCGCGCTTACCTTGCTGATCACATTGCCTTAAAAATTGTTCTAATCTAGTCAAGAGCGCGGCCTTGCTGGCATCTTCATATGCTAAGCCGAAGGCGGCCGCAACTAGCCTTAAAATATCATCTGAACCGACATGCGTATTGACGATTTGTGCCGCTAAAATACGGTCTGCTTCCAGCTCGCAAAATAGATTTCGCATTAGGGTGGTTTTTCCTGCTCCAACCTCTCCAGTGATGACGATGAACCCCTCACCTTGAGAAATTCCATACTCTAAATACGCCATTGCGCGTTTATGTCCTTTGCTACCAAAGAAAAAACGCGGATCTGGTTTTAATTGAAATGGCTTCGCAGTAAAGCCGTAATATAACTCGTACATCGGTGGCCCGCCTCCGCTAAAAACCTAAAAAAAGATACAAGGTGATGGCATTTTCTTCGTAATTTGTTTGCACAAAGTTAGAGCTTTTTTGTACGTGTCTAGCTTCCAACATCGCGTTCAATTTGGGTTGAATTTGCCGGGATAATGACAGTCTTACGGTCTTGAACGTATCCTTTACTAAAGTGAGAGAGTCTTCAGATTTTGTGTAGCCAAGATTTAAATTTGCATTGGTTCGTGGAGAAAATTGCAGCTGCCACGAGGCATTCGCTCCGGTCTGCTTGACTATGCCCTGTGTTAAAGGAAGCGGGGTCGAATTGGCAGTTTTTGACAGCGGGTCGCGGCTGGAATCGAAAAGACTTAAGATTGCGGTATTTTGTACGCCAGTCATAGCAACGGAGGCCAGCAGAGTCTTTTGTAAAAAAACCTGATTGGAAAATGTGTTTATCGGTTGTGACAAAGAGGTTGGAAGCGCCGAATCACGAATAAAACCGTCGACAATTTTTTGTCTCTGTATCGGATCGGGAATGCTGGTTTGCCATAGTTGGTTTAGAAATCCCGAGGTGTTGTTTCCTGCAGGGATGAGGAACTCAGCCCTAGTTGTGGTAACGTCTTCGTTATATCCTAAGCTCCAGACGCTCATGCGGGCGCGTTGATTTATGCTCAGTGTTTTCGTTTTCCCGTAGAAACGTTGACCCGCATTAAAAAGGATATTGGTACGCTCAGTGGGCGTCCAGATAAAGCCTAGGCTTCCAAAATATCCTGAGGCCTGTGACCCTTGGTAGAAGTAACTATTATTTTCGTAGCCGAAGGTGCTCGTCAATTTAACTAAAGGTAAAATTGCGTAATCGAGATTGCCTGTGGTGGTGGTGGTATTCAGTGGGGCTTGTTTTTCAAAATCGATTTCTTTGCGGTCATAATTTAGACCCCACTTGATCGATTTAAATGCTGATCCACTATTGATATTGGCGCGAAAACTATTTCCTTTACTATTGGAATAAAGTTGCTGGTCACTAGAAACCGAGTCACGTGTATAACGTAATTCCGCTATGAAATTATTTTCAAATTTCTTTCGAAAATAAGGCGAAGCGCTGTAAGTTCTGACTTCTGCCTGGTTATTTGTAGCGTTAATGTTATTGTTGCTTACTTGACCGAAAGGGCTAAGGTTTTGTTGCGAAATGTTGGCACTAGCATCTAAAAAAAAAAGATCTTCCGCCAATATTGCATTGGCGTTCGCATACAAAAGATGGTCAATCTTAGAGTCGTTATTTGATCCCGAGTAGTAGGTGTTTTGCAGATGGTATTTTGTTTGAAATTTCAGCCTCTGCCCAGTCCCGTTAATTAGGATTCCAGGAATTATTTGTGTAATGAAGGCATTCTCTTCTGTGCCTTTTCTCGTCAATTTATAATTGTCGGTATAAGTTTCAGTGAAGTCGAGCGTAGGGACGAATTTCCAGTCTGCAGCAAGCACATTGGATGTAGAAAAAATAGAAATAATGGTGAGTGCAGAAAAGCTAGTGCTTCTGAAAACGCCAAAACTCTTAGCCGTAGTAGCGTCCATAGTAATCCCCGTTAGAGAGTGTCTTGGCTTTGTTATAAATAAGATTGACGTTCTGACAGGCTTTTAATTGATGCAATACTTCTTTAACTGCATGTTGTGTGGTCGACTCGGCCTCAACAACCAAGACGATTTGACCCATTTGGCTGGCTAATACTCTGGCCTCACTCGTCAACAGTAAAGGTGGTGAGTCAAAAATAATCAAGCGGTCTGGATAGCGATCGGCGATTTCACTCAGTAGCGCAATCATGCTTTGGCTAGCCAGTAATTCGGTCGCTCTGTGATGGCTTCTGCCCGCTCTAAGCAGTGTCAATTTATCGATATTTGTCTTTAGCATGGCGTCAGCCAGATCCAAATTATCATCGAGTAGCACGTCCATTAAACCTATTTCGGATGCTTCTGATTCAGCGCGTATTTGCAGATAGCGCGGAACTGAGGGGCGCGCCACATCGGCATCGACTAATAAGACGGTGTGATCTAACTCCATCGCCATACTTATAGCTAAATTCACTGCGCAAAACGTTTTGCCTTCACCTGGAAGCGAGCTGGCCACCATAATCAGATTGCCATGATGAATCGGCTTCCCTTTTTGAGAGAAAGCTTTCTCTATCAATGGGCGTTTAATCAGACGAAATTCTTCTGCAATACTGGTCCTGGCACCATCTGGTGTGACCATACCTAGTCGATGTAGTTGCTCGATGTCAATTTCAACTTTTCGGGTATTGGTTTTACCAAGCTCTTCCAATGCGGCCTTTTTTTCTGCGCGAATTTCATGTTTTCTCTCGACTACAGGCGTGACAATAGTGGCATCGATAGGCGGCACCACTGCTGCTTTGTTTGGCTCAAGTCTACCTGCTGCTTTTTCGATAATACTCACGCTAACTCCAAAAATATTCGCTCTCTGATCCTTGTTTGATCAGCAAAAGTAAAAACAATCTGCTGCCTACAAAAAATTACTTTTTTATGTAGGTTTCAAATTATGACTTGAAATAAATAAAGCCCATCAGCGCCGCATAAAACGTTAAAAGCACGAAAGTGGATAGACCAAATGCATATAAACTCTTTCTTTGCCTTGCCTGTTCTGCGCTGGTCCATTTCATAGAAATGGTACCCAAAATAGGTAAGCCAGTAGCTTCAAGTAGATCTATATGACTGAGGAAAGTTGGACGTATTTTGCTCATCAAGACTGAGCCCGCCAGTCCTATTGCTAAAGCCGCGGCAAACACTAAAGAGAATAATCTTAAGCGCGGCGGACCTGCTGGCGTTAGTGGGACAGACGGTGGGTCAATCACTCTAAAAGTCATCATTTCTGTGGTGGTATTCAAGTCCCCAGACAACTTGGCAGACTCTCGACTAGCGACCAGTTTTTCGTAATTTTCTTTATTGATTTGGTAGTCACGATTCAATTGAGACAGTTGCGTTTCAATTTCTGGTGCGGCATTACTTAATACCTGCAGTCTTGCTATGCGTCGTGCATATTC from Undibacterium parvum includes these protein-coding regions:
- a CDS encoding DegT/DnrJ/EryC1/StrS family aminotransferase gives rise to the protein MDGFYAASFAKSFKAQGMRHYRLAYAEWSCAEYLVIVRCILMGEINQGRYLTALSKQLMEYYSSSPIYLSNYGHHAIEVALNIFHRSRSERNQVIIPAYICPSVVQAIQTCGLIAVSVDVDDDLNLNPNAMLAAFGSRTLAVIAPHMYGCPAKIEQIEQICKDAQIFLIDDAAQVMGVRSNNGQLLGTFGDVGILSFAQSKTLVTGIRGSGGALIVNNMAHNEAAKLMMEALPPSYKRMSALLDFLWNYHWSAYTGNSSYYLGRLLGLFGWRSEKSNHYSMISNLEAGIALIQFSKLLDINRQKIRVAELYYQNLKKSEVIGFPQYSEGRYLARIMLKLPEMVDLTVMKEKLKKKGVESRLGYKSFFSQNTKNAEQLSLRMLGVPCGASMTPVEIEEICKILHLTLSEIKLHSERNN
- a CDS encoding polysaccharide deacetylase family protein encodes the protein MLNVKIAILLISKYLGLFSLSRKLTSDGLRIFCYHGFSTSDEHLFRPKLFMTRDLFKQRLDKISKMGFTVLSLDNAVAMLKSGEKIHNSLVFTLDDGWQGVESIAWPLFKEHNFAWTLYLTTYYAEKQTQVMNVAVSYLLWKTEKTEIDLSLINGFPRNAGHRATKFETRKLVDELISFAETLASAEQVQDFVGCLASILGIDRSAFEKSDLFYLLNMQTVKAMHESGVDIQLHTHRHNLGGNEKAGLATELKENRDSIQNLVSHRLEHFCYPSGIYSKEYLPWLSELGIISATTCKPGLNYSTTPLLELNRFLDGENISAIEFEAELSGFSEILRRVRGIFSSNS
- a CDS encoding TIGR03087 family PEP-CTERM/XrtA system glycosyltransferase; translated protein: MTQEKEHLLLLVHRIPYPPNKGDKIRSYHLLQHLRKTHIVHLGTFVDDENDVQHIDTVKDWCGDTYFSMLRPNFAKLASLTALLKNRALSLDYYRSRSMQTWVDYTIKKYAITKVMVFSSAMAQFVENMPNMLRVIDFVDIDSDKWEQYSSKKSWPMSYLYRREARTLLAYEKTLASQFDASYFVSQAESDLFKQLAFESAKKIGYFNNGVDTDYFCPKTLYENPYSANEKVIVFTGAMDYWPNIDAVEWFANEIFPALRIQHPEAGFCIVGARPSEQVLLLAQRQGVRVTGTVPDVRPFIAYAHTAVAPLRIARGIQNKVLEAMAMQKTVVVSEQALEGIDALPGEGLLLAKDADSFKKILSELLKENHPRDVPIARHLVETKYNWNHNLSVLNPVFETGSTVRAKNSSYAA
- a CDS encoding FemAB family XrtA/PEP-CTERM system-associated protein; this encodes MNMEAQSDHPTALGKNAPIEIHLMQAQDIARWDSFVNSSPKASFFHRAGWQAVIEQAFGHKTWFYYAQQEGQIVGILPLAEIKSILFGHSLSSLPFCVYGGVVANTEDVKNALDQTAISLAERLQVGHLEYRHIQAQNPTWLSKELYVTFRKTIASDEEANMLAIPRKQRAMVRKGIKFGLCSELDEDINRFFYAYSSSVHRLGTPVFSKKFFRLLKETFAEDCEIMTIVKDDRTIASVMSFYFRDEVLPYYGGGTIEARDLAANDFMYWELMRRAGARGIKVFDFGRSKLGTGAFDFKKNWGFEPEPLHYEYRLQSSKAIPENNPLNPKYQLFIKLWQRMPISFANLIGPHIVKNLG
- a CDS encoding XrtA system polysaccharide deacetylase, producing the protein MHRVENIKKKVATPMIRNAMTIDVEDYFQVSAFAPHISKELWPTLPCRVEKNVDRILSLLDQSGVKATFFTLGWIAERYPEMVKRIVSEGHELASHGYSHQRASEQTASEFYADVSQSKALLEQISGQVVLGYRAPSFSIGSNNLWALDVLLNAGYKYSSSIYPIKHDHYGMPHAPRFAFYPNGKDGLLELPITTLRIMQRNFPAGGGGYFRLFPYQMSRWLLKQVNQNDQQSAIFYFHPWELDPNQPKQKNIGFKTRFRHYVNLDRTENRLKALTKDFLWDRMDKIFLSNK